The genomic DNA ACCTCCGCCTGATGGCCTAGCCGCGCTAGGTCCTCAGGCGAAAACTGGTTGCCCAAACCCGCTGCTTCAATGAGAAATTTAAGCCATGCAATTACCAGCGCAGACGAGCTTGAAACACCGGCATTAATTGGGATGGTGCCGTATATCTTGCAGTCATAGCCGCGCTTGAGACTCCATCCTTTGCGGCGAAGGACATTGACACACGACCGAAGGTAATCCCTCTTGTGTTTGTAAATGATTTCGCCACTGAGTTCAATGCAGTCGTGCTGACCGATATCAGGCATGTCTATGGTGAGAGTCAAATCATTTCGAGCTCTGCCTTCAATCCATATTCTAAGGTTAATCGCAGCCGCTATTACCGGCAGTCCTAAGAAGTCCTGATGTTCGCCAAACAAACATATTCGCCCTGGGGCAGAAACCTTCAGCCTTTCCATATTCCTCTCCTACATTTTCCAGCCTGCTTTTAAAATGCCGGCACTATAAGCCAATCTACTGCTGAAACCTAATTTCTCCAAATCGTTTTGGAGTATGCAGCGAACCATAGGTCGGCGACCAACAAGTAGTTTCAGCTTCGCTGTATACAAGCACGCGATTGCGGCAAAAGTTTGCCCGCCACGATTCGCCGCTAACTGGCATTTTGCCCAATGAACTAAAGGGAACTGATACCTCAACAACCCAGCCATTGCTTTCTCTTCCCGCCGCGGCCCTCCAATCAGCGTTCCATGACGCATCATAACCTTTGGCATCATAACGAACCCCTTCGGCATTCACCACAAAGTGGAAATAATCTTTTGAGTTCCATCCAATGAAAATTTCCACCGAGTCATCTTGGAATACTAGTCCGTCCCGTTCTCTTGCTTTTGTGTGCACTGCGTTTAACTTTGGCTCGAAACACTGAAAAGCTATGTACAAATTATTATTGTCGTACGTCAACATTACTATCGTAGGCTGAGTAGCTTCCTTACCTAACAAAGTATATTCTATCTTAGCTTTTGCCGCCGAGCGCCAAATTGAATCATCCAACTTCCCATCAATTGTCGGCGCTTCTGACGCACTTCGAGCTTCAATTGACGGAATTGGCAACACAAAATCTGGAATAAATATATCTGGTGGTTTGGGTTCCACATACTCAGCCGTTTTACTCCAAAACAACGCATTATCGGTTATCTGCTTTGCAAGCCCAAGTTCATGCGAAGCCTCCTTCAGCACATCGGACGAAGCCGGTGCTTTAAGCTTCTTTCTTACTTTCGCCATGATGCGCCTAACTTGCTCCAGCGAAGCACGAAACGGAAGCCCAGCCTTTTTCCTAAATGGCCCAATAGCCAGCGTTTTCAAATGCCTTTCGTCAAGATACGCCGATGCAAAGAGGCTTACCCCAGCAACTCCGGACTCTCTGGATATGCTTATCTGCTCAATCATTTTTTCAGGATTCTTATCAAGAAAAAAGAGCCCAATGCCCGGCGCAAGAAACGAAAAGAAACCTATTGACTCCACCGCTTTGGATATGGTCCTCTGAAAATCCATTGCACCCCGGGTGTAGCTCATGGGTGCCAAGAAGTCTACCCACCCATTCACAGCCCAATGCAGCCAATCTTGAAGCACGCTTAGACGTGCCCCCTTTGCGTCGGGAAAAACAGCCGCCGAAACTTTGAGATTCTGCCTGGTCTTTCTTAACTCGCTGCTGATATCGCGAACAAAAGTATTCACAAGGTTTTCGCGCCACATATGCCAGATAACCGCCTGATTGGTAAAGTCCTTTATTTCCATTGGGTCAATGCCATGTTCTTTCATAAACTTTCTCCGACAGCGGTCGCAATAGCAAGTTGGCACTGGTTCTTGGTAGTCGAACCGAATGTAGTCGAGCTGGATTCCATCAACGGGATACTTCACCACCAGCTCTGTGATTGCCCGCATAAGTAGCCGACGGGCAGCAGGATGCGAGGGGCACAGCCAACAGCCACCTCTTTCGGATAAAACCTTCCCTTCTTTATTCACCGCAGCCCAATCAGGATGGCGTTTCAATATTCCTCCCATGTCGTTAATATTGCCAACTCTGAATACCCAGACCCAAGGATGTACCTCAATTCCACATTTGTGAGCCTCGTCTACCAAAATGCCAAGCATATCTATGCCGTCCCACAAATCCATCTGTGTGAGATATGAGCTTGGATAAGCAGAGTAGCCATTAAAAATTACTTCGGGATAGACAATATTAATGCCAGCTTTCGCATAACTTCGGATCAACTCGCGAATGCCCTTCTCGGTCTTTGGGATGCTCTTTCTATCCATCCACACACCGCGTATCTCAACCGACCGCGAAGGCATTGATGCCGTCAGGACCACGGAACCTGTAAATAAAAGGAACAAACTCAAACAACAATTACGCAAGGCTCGCATAAAAATCGCTACTCTCCCACAGCCTAAATAAAATCTTGGAGATGTTTCAGTGTAGCATCCAAT from Armatimonadota bacterium includes the following:
- a CDS encoding family 10 glycosylhydrolase, which codes for MPSRSVEIRGVWMDRKSIPKTEKGIRELIRSYAKAGINIVYPEVIFNGYSAYPSSYLTQMDLWDGIDMLGILVDEAHKCGIEVHPWVWVFRVGNINDMGGILKRHPDWAAVNKEGKVLSERGGCWLCPSHPAARRLLMRAITELVVKYPVDGIQLDYIRFDYQEPVPTCYCDRCRRKFMKEHGIDPMEIKDFTNQAVIWHMWRENLVNTFVRDISSELRKTRQNLKVSAAVFPDAKGARLSVLQDWLHWAVNGWVDFLAPMSYTRGAMDFQRTISKAVESIGFFSFLAPGIGLFFLDKNPEKMIEQISISRESGVAGVSLFASAYLDERHLKTLAIGPFRKKAGLPFRASLEQVRRIMAKVRKKLKAPASSDVLKEASHELGLAKQITDNALFWSKTAEYVEPKPPDIFIPDFVLPIPSIEARSASEAPTIDGKLDDSIWRSAAKAKIEYTLLGKEATQPTIVMLTYDNNNLYIAFQCFEPKLNAVHTKARERDGLVFQDDSVEIFIGWNSKDYFHFVVNAEGVRYDAKGYDASWNADWRAAAGRESNGWVVEVSVPFSSLGKMPVSGESWRANFCRNRVLVYSEAETTCWSPTYGSLHTPKRFGEIRFQQ